In the genome of Patescibacteria group bacterium, one region contains:
- a CDS encoding calcium-binding protein codes for MARTYIESLENRSHLSGTFEVSGLGTTYVGRIKIEVEIGTVTITGTKGPDVIDAKVVSGKNASTLEVNGKKVTVPARFHSFIMKGMLGKDDMTLNTRGFLRNETLTLIYGDDPDNYEVGSADTIRGYFDGEGLIEAGAGDDFVTGIGQPATGFGRVVNFNGGSGNDVILGTSGDDILTGGTGKNKIYGLGGNDILVSEGGFDELWGGAGDDQLFTTANYLTTGPTVSGLFRGGPGIDLVVVYDVIDPSILDYLDTRTVEDIYFTFG; via the coding sequence ATGGCACGCACGTATATCGAGAGTCTCGAGAATCGAAGCCATCTTTCTGGTACCTTTGAGGTGTCGGGCCTGGGTACAACGTACGTGGGCAGGATCAAGATCGAGGTTGAGATCGGTACGGTGACGATCACGGGGACCAAAGGCCCCGACGTGATCGACGCCAAGGTCGTGAGCGGTAAGAACGCAAGCACGCTCGAGGTCAACGGCAAGAAGGTCACTGTTCCTGCCCGCTTCCACTCCTTCATCATGAAGGGGATGCTCGGCAAGGACGACATGACGCTCAACACCCGGGGGTTCCTTCGGAACGAGACGTTGACGTTGATCTACGGCGACGACCCCGACAACTACGAGGTGGGGAGTGCCGACACGATCCGTGGCTACTTCGACGGCGAAGGCCTCATCGAGGCTGGCGCAGGTGACGACTTCGTTACTGGCATCGGCCAGCCTGCTACCGGCTTCGGTCGCGTCGTAAACTTCAACGGTGGCTCGGGCAACGACGTCATTCTCGGTACGTCCGGGGACGACATCCTTACCGGTGGCACTGGCAAGAACAAGATCTATGGCCTGGGTGGCAACGACATCCTGGTCAGCGAAGGTGGCTTCGACGAGTTGTGGGGAGGGGCCGGCGACGACCAGCTCTTCACAACTGCGAACTACCTCACCACGGGCCCGACCGTTAGTGGGCTCTTCCGTGGAGGTCCTGGGATCGATCTTGTCGTGGTCTACGATGTGATCGATCCGTCGATCCTCGACTATCTCGACACTCGTACCGTGGAGGACATCTACTTCACGTTTGGCTAA
- a CDS encoding calcium-binding protein has product MFLSQIKQHLVCSMGLTSRAPKRGSAPKRQAPPVRPVVETLESLQYMSATIHDVNANGDVVVEVTGDVGFSKSYTVVTASNNADGMATLTVSHGYLNPVVTTWSASVDTPIFGVLIQGDGTNNEIFLNGQTSVFGGALISVDSGDGNDLIGAAVDTSVMLNGGAGNDGIICGGMAALAEGSSPVFISGGSGNDNLQGSQGFDVINGGSGNDYLQGNTGNDQLFGGSGNDRLWGNQGDDSLNGGVGDDYLRGNSGNDVYYLDLTFRYQGREVLDDTSGRDSIYYAKDTNFKDMTIKGRFEVYRLVPNAPGV; this is encoded by the coding sequence ATGTTTCTCTCCCAGATCAAGCAGCACCTCGTGTGCTCGATGGGTCTCACCAGCCGCGCCCCCAAGCGTGGTTCGGCTCCCAAGCGTCAGGCGCCGCCGGTTCGTCCGGTCGTCGAAACGCTCGAGAGCCTGCAGTACATGTCGGCGACGATCCATGACGTCAACGCCAACGGCGACGTCGTCGTTGAAGTCACGGGTGACGTCGGGTTCTCGAAGAGCTACACCGTGGTCACCGCGTCCAACAACGCGGATGGCATGGCGACGCTCACCGTCTCGCACGGGTACTTGAACCCCGTTGTCACCACATGGTCGGCCTCGGTCGACACCCCGATCTTCGGGGTCCTGATCCAAGGCGACGGCACCAACAACGAGATCTTCCTCAACGGGCAGACGTCGGTGTTCGGTGGAGCGCTGATCAGCGTGGACAGCGGAGATGGCAACGACCTGATCGGGGCCGCCGTCGACACCTCGGTGATGCTCAACGGTGGTGCCGGCAACGACGGGATCATCTGCGGTGGCATGGCTGCCCTCGCCGAGGGCAGCAGCCCGGTTTTCATCTCCGGTGGCAGTGGCAACGACAACCTGCAGGGCAGTCAGGGCTTCGACGTCATCAACGGCGGCAGCGGCAACGACTACCTGCAGGGTAACACCGGCAACGATCAGCTCTTCGGCGGGTCGGGCAACGACCGGCTGTGGGGCAACCAGGGGGACGACTCCCTCAACGGCGGTGTCGGCGACGACTACCTGCGCGGCAACAGCGGCAACGACGTCTACTACCTCGACCTGACCTTCAGGTACCAGGGCCGTGAGGTGTTGGATGACACCAGCGGCCGCGACTCGATCTACTACGCGAAGGACACCAACTTCAAGGACATGACGATCAAGGGCCGCTTCGAGGTCTACCGGCTCGTCCCGAATGCGCCCGGCGTTTGA
- a CDS encoding glucose 1-dehydrogenase — protein MDSTKTGRVEGKIALVTGAADGIGKAIATKLAAEGATVIVADINAELGTKTAEELRGVFMSLDVSNEGAWQDAASYITKNYGHLNILVNNAGIIGKGAQDPENASLTDWQVIHKINLDSVFLGCKYAIKLMKEKGGSIVNMSSRSGIVGVPGAAAYASTKAAVRNHTKSVALYCAQQGYPIRCNSVHPASILTAMWKNMLGEGEAYTENLKKFAKDIPMQRFGTPEEVAAAVLFLASDESSYTTGSELNVDGGILAGTTTSPDTGLEKK, from the coding sequence ATGGATTCTACAAAAACAGGAAGAGTGGAAGGGAAGATCGCCCTTGTCACAGGTGCTGCTGATGGAATTGGAAAAGCTATTGCAACCAAGCTTGCAGCAGAAGGTGCTACAGTAATAGTTGCCGACATTAATGCAGAACTAGGAACTAAAACTGCAGAGGAATTACGTGGGGTTTTTATGTCTCTTGATGTGAGTAATGAAGGTGCATGGCAAGATGCAGCGAGCTACATAACTAAAAATTACGGGCATCTCAATATTTTAGTAAACAATGCCGGTATCATTGGTAAGGGAGCTCAAGATCCTGAAAATGCATCACTTACTGATTGGCAGGTGATTCATAAAATAAATCTCGACAGTGTGTTTCTTGGGTGCAAATATGCTATTAAGCTTATGAAAGAAAAGGGAGGTTCTATTGTAAATATGTCATCACGATCAGGAATAGTAGGCGTGCCAGGAGCTGCTGCATATGCTTCAACAAAAGCTGCTGTACGAAATCATACAAAATCTGTAGCGCTCTATTGTGCACAGCAAGGATATCCTATTCGATGTAACTCAGTCCATCCTGCATCTATCCTCACTGCAATGTGGAAAAATATGTTGGGTGAAGGGGAAGCGTATACAGAAAATCTTAAAAAGTTTGCTAAAGATATTCCAATGCAGCGATTTGGTACTCCAGAGGAAGTAGCTGCTGCTGTTTTATTCTTGGCTTCTGATGAATCATCTTACACAACTGGATCAGAACTCAATGTAGATGGAGGAATTTTGGCCGGAACGACAACAAGCCCCGATACAGGGCTTGAGAAGAAGTAA
- a CDS encoding response regulator — translation MNKKILVVDDDLPITKGIEMVLKNAGYETKYTLKGEETIELVNTFKPDLILMDVMLAGLDGREIAKELKSKDETKAIPIIMISANHNMEKGIEAYGVNTFVSKPFSSRHLLDVVEKSLTPTA, via the coding sequence ATGAATAAGAAAATTCTTGTGGTTGATGATGATCTTCCTATTACCAAAGGAATCGAGATGGTGTTGAAAAATGCAGGATACGAAACCAAATATACTCTTAAAGGAGAAGAGACTATCGAACTTGTAAACACATTTAAGCCTGATCTCATTCTCATGGATGTTATGCTTGCTGGTTTAGACGGCCGTGAAATTGCTAAAGAACTTAAATCAAAAGATGAAACCAAAGCTATTCCAATTATTATGATTTCGGCAAATCATAATATGGAAAAAGGCATTGAAGCCTATGGCGTCAACACCTTTGTTTCCAAACCTTTTAGCAGTCGACACCTTCTCGATGTCGTAGAAAAAAGTCTTACACCTACTGCATAA
- a CDS encoding histidine kinase dimerization/phospho-acceptor domain-containing protein, which produces MSDSSAKKLFSHLSHELRTPLASSKLFLDMLIGGMAGDLTPQQKEILEDIDKSQAKMLEMLEEFRAEVQKLD; this is translated from the coding sequence ATGTCTGATTCTTCAGCAAAAAAATTGTTCTCTCACCTATCACATGAGCTACGAACTCCCCTTGCCTCATCAAAGCTTTTTTTGGATATGCTCATTGGTGGAATGGCAGGAGATCTTACCCCTCAGCAAAAAGAAATTTTAGAAGATATTGATAAGTCCCAAGCTAAAATGCTTGAAATGCTTGAGGAATTTAGAGCTGAAGTACAAAAACTTGATTAG
- a CDS encoding response regulator, whose amino-acid sequence MSKKILVIEDDHSIMEAMRFTLEYSGYEVVAAEHPEEIEAIEKNKKALPDLILLDILLSGKDGREICKKLKSQKATQQIPIIMMSAHPGAEQSVKDAGADDFIAKPFNLDSLLITIKKHV is encoded by the coding sequence ATGAGTAAAAAGATCCTGGTAATTGAAGATGATCACAGCATCATGGAAGCCATGCGTTTTACTCTTGAGTATTCTGGATATGAAGTTGTGGCAGCAGAACACCCAGAAGAGATTGAGGCAATTGAAAAAAACAAAAAAGCTCTTCCTGATCTCATACTCCTCGACATCCTCCTTTCTGGTAAGGACGGCCGCGAAATATGTAAAAAGCTTAAAAGTCAGAAAGCCACACAGCAAATTCCAATTATTATGATGTCGGCTCATCCAGGAGCTGAACAATCGGTTAAGGATGCAGGTGCTGATGATTTTATAGCAAAGCCATTCAATCTAGATTCACTACTAATAACAATCAAAAAACATGTCTGA